A region of bacterium DNA encodes the following proteins:
- a CDS encoding prolyl oligopeptidase family serine peptidase, whose translation MNTKSTIAQTEDPYLWLEDIDGKPSMDWVNLQNTATTDLLSSPPEYQEIYRNCLEIYDSADRIARPGIRGEFIYNFWKDKDHQRGLWRRASRQSYLGGDSEWETLIDMDELSRKDGVNWDYHGVFGLFPSYSRFLIQLSREGGDATVLREYDAVKKSFVEEGFSMPESKGDATYLDENTLLVSRDFGEGTLTSSGYSRQVRRWRRGTDIKDAPVIHEGAVTDVGVWAESFKTAERDYPVIIQEHTAYSRTIFGYEQGDLIKLNIPDDAYITDFVKSRAIIRLRSDWKAGRQTFLQGSVISADYPALLKGKRDLKLIACPDDSSSVEDVMAAGDKLLVKMLRNVRSVLYTCAYKNGRWTKTKVDTPEYGSIQLAAADLSSGQYFYYYEDFVTPSVLYYADAGSGAQRMVKSMPAYFDGGKYRARQYLARSKDGTMVPYFVVGPESIRYDGSNPTLLYAYGGFEHAMLPYYLEDWGKGWLEKGGVFVLANIRGGGEFGPRWHQAGIKEKRQDVFDDFYAVSEDLISRKITTTRHLGIMGGSNGGLLMGVALTQRPELYRAVVCGAPLLDMKRYNKLLAGASWMAEYGDPDIPEEWAYLKKYSPYHNLKPGIKYPEVLFTTSTRDDRVHPGHARKMAARMNEMGCRVLYYENTEGGHGGSSTNVQLAKRSALEYTFLLMNLR comes from the coding sequence ATGAACACTAAATCAACAATTGCCCAGACGGAAGATCCATACCTCTGGCTGGAGGATATTGACGGAAAACCGTCGATGGACTGGGTAAATCTGCAAAATACTGCTACCACGGACCTGCTTTCCAGCCCGCCGGAGTACCAGGAGATCTACCGGAACTGTCTGGAGATATATGATTCCGCCGACAGGATAGCCCGGCCGGGTATAAGGGGAGAGTTCATATACAATTTCTGGAAGGACAAGGACCACCAGCGGGGATTGTGGCGGAGGGCATCCCGGCAGAGTTATCTTGGGGGCGACTCGGAATGGGAAACGCTGATTGATATGGATGAGCTTTCCCGGAAAGATGGGGTCAACTGGGATTACCATGGCGTTTTCGGTTTGTTTCCTTCCTATTCAAGATTCCTGATTCAACTCTCCAGGGAAGGTGGTGATGCCACTGTTCTTCGGGAGTACGATGCTGTCAAGAAGTCCTTTGTGGAGGAAGGATTTTCCATGCCGGAGTCCAAGGGCGACGCCACTTATTTGGACGAGAACACCCTGCTGGTTTCCCGGGATTTCGGGGAGGGAACGCTGACCAGTTCCGGCTACTCGCGTCAGGTGCGGCGATGGAGGAGAGGGACGGACATCAAGGATGCGCCGGTGATCCATGAAGGCGCTGTGACGGATGTAGGTGTCTGGGCCGAATCGTTCAAAACGGCAGAGCGGGACTATCCCGTCATTATCCAGGAACACACGGCCTATTCCCGGACCATCTTCGGCTACGAGCAGGGGGATCTGATAAAACTCAATATACCGGACGACGCTTATATAACCGACTTCGTGAAAAGCCGGGCCATCATCCGGCTGAGATCGGACTGGAAGGCTGGCCGCCAGACATTCCTCCAGGGCTCGGTGATAAGCGCAGATTATCCGGCCCTGCTAAAGGGAAAACGCGACCTGAAACTGATAGCCTGTCCGGATGATAGCTCCAGCGTAGAAGATGTGATGGCCGCCGGCGACAAACTGCTGGTGAAAATGCTGAGAAATGTCAGGAGCGTCCTGTACACATGCGCCTACAAAAACGGCCGGTGGACCAAGACCAAGGTCGATACCCCGGAATACGGATCCATACAACTGGCCGCGGCCGACCTCTCGTCCGGCCAGTATTTCTACTACTATGAGGATTTTGTGACGCCGTCTGTACTTTATTATGCCGATGCCGGAAGCGGCGCCCAAAGGATGGTGAAGTCTATGCCGGCATATTTTGACGGCGGCAAGTACCGGGCACGGCAGTATCTGGCCAGGTCCAAGGACGGGACCATGGTGCCCTACTTTGTGGTGGGTCCAGAATCAATAAGATACGATGGAAGCAATCCCACCCTCCTTTATGCCTACGGGGGTTTTGAACATGCCATGTTGCCCTACTATCTTGAGGATTGGGGAAAGGGGTGGCTTGAAAAAGGAGGGGTCTTTGTACTGGCCAATATCAGAGGGGGCGGCGAGTTCGGGCCGCGCTGGCACCAGGCCGGTATCAAGGAAAAGCGTCAGGACGTGTTTGATGATTTTTATGCGGTCTCCGAGGATCTAATCTCCCGGAAGATCACCACTACCCGCCACCTGGGAATCATGGGGGGAAGCAATGGCGGTCTGCTGATGGGCGTGGCCCTTACCCAGCGGCCAGAACTTTACCGGGCCGTGGTCTGCGGGGCCCCGCTGCTGGATATGAAAAGGTACAACAAGCTGCTGGCCGGGGCCAGTTGGATGGCCGAATATGGGGATCCAGACATACCCGAAGAATGGGCCTACCTCAAAAAATATTCGCCCTACCACAACTTGAAGCCCGGGATTAAATATCCCGAGGTGCTGTTTACCACTTCCACCCGGGACGACCGGGTTCACCCCGGACATGCCCGCAAGATGGCGGCCAGGATGAACGAGATGGGGTGCAGGGTATTATATTACGAGAATACCGAAGGCGGCCACGGCGGATCGTCCACCAATGTCCAGCTGGCCAAAAGGTCCGCCTTGGAGTATACGTTCCTGTTGATGAATCTGAGATAA